The Anabaena sp. PCC 7108 region CGGCAAAAATAACGATAATCCCGGTGCTAATCCCAAATCTTTCAACTCTAACCAAATATCTGATTCTTTTTTGACAAATTCATTCTTTCTTAACCTTAAACAAAAGCTTAAACCTTGCTGCTTCAACCAGTTCGCTAATTTGACAGAACAGAATTCTCTATCTCCTAATACACATATTTTATATTTTTTTACTATCGCTAAAATCTCGGTCAACGCTTCTGTTTGTTGTTTGAGATTGCTATTTCCTTTTTGCTTCAATAATTCAAAATATATCGGTATTGCTCGTTTCTCCCACACCATGCTGATCATTAATAAATTTATACATGACCATTTAGTCCGGTCTATTACTAGATATATTGTTTCTTTCTCTTGAAGGTATGTCTCTAACCAGACTTCAATTATGGGTAACCATATCTTCTTTATTGTTAATTTTGGCAATGATAAAAATCTTTGTATTTTTCTGCGTCTACTTTCAAATTTTATGGGTATTGGTAAGGCATTCGCTAAACTTTCTAGACTTACCTGTTTAATTGACTGTAAAATCTGAAGCAGGATTTTTAACAATAGGTATTCTGCTAGACTTAATTGACTTCTGAGATGGTTTTGATAGAATGTTGGTATCA contains the following coding sequences:
- a CDS encoding IS4 family transposase — protein: MIPTFYQNHLRSQLSLAEYLLLKILLQILQSIKQVSLESLANALPIPIKFESRRRKIQRFLSLPKLTIKKIWLPIIEVWLETYLQEKETIYLVIDRTKWSCINLLMISMVWEKRAIPIYFELLKQKGNSNLKQQTEALTEILAIVKKYKICVLGDREFCSVKLANWLKQQGLSFCLRLRKNEFVKKESDIWLELKDLGLAPGLSLFLPGVKVTKLRGFGYFNLACKWKRKLQGIAPKEGWFILTDLPELGAAITAYKQRFDIEEMFRDFKTGGYNLEDTKVTGERLISLILLIAIAYTSATIQGQQIKRKGVQEYVGRVKENSRSTRRHSSFYIGLYGYTWISFMDNCQPLVAQLMRLNPNKRKYYQQGLRAMNLIQSVF